The following are encoded in a window of Pukyongiella litopenaei genomic DNA:
- a CDS encoding IS6 family transposase: MTGAQFPQDVILHAVFFYVRYAVSYRDLEEILAERGIRVDHATLNRWVVKYASALAAVAQRRKAATAPSWRLDETYVKVRGDWCYLYRAVDRNGQTLDFMLSEQRNEAAALRFLAKAVTANGLPRSCAIDKSGANTAGLAGMNEALRKVGSDRRIAVYRSKYLNNIVEQDHRAVKRRIRPMMGFKALSSATATLDGIETAHMIRKGQLGESCPFAIYASLAA; encoded by the coding sequence ATGACAGGTGCGCAATTCCCGCAGGATGTTATCCTGCACGCGGTCTTTTTCTATGTCCGCTACGCCGTGTCCTATCGCGACCTCGAGGAGATCCTAGCGGAGCGCGGCATCCGCGTCGATCACGCAACTCTGAACCGTTGGGTCGTGAAATATGCATCGGCCCTGGCGGCGGTCGCGCAGCGACGCAAAGCGGCTACGGCTCCGTCCTGGCGTCTCGATGAGACTTACGTGAAGGTCCGCGGGGATTGGTGCTACCTCTATCGTGCAGTGGATCGGAACGGGCAAACCCTTGATTTCATGCTTTCCGAACAACGAAACGAAGCAGCAGCGTTGCGATTTCTGGCCAAGGCAGTCACTGCGAACGGGCTACCCCGATCCTGCGCCATCGACAAGAGCGGCGCTAATACGGCTGGACTCGCAGGGATGAACGAAGCGCTTCGGAAGGTGGGCTCAGACCGGAGAATTGCAGTTTATCGGTCCAAGTACCTCAACAACATCGTGGAGCAGGACCACCGGGCGGTCAAACGGAGGATCAGGCCGATGATGGGCTTCAAGGCGCTAAGCTCAGCGACAGCAACTTTAGACGGTATCGAAACCGCGCACATGATCAGGAAAGGACAACTCGGCGAAAGCTGCCCGTTCGCAATCTATGCCAGCCTTGCGGCCTGA
- a CDS encoding NAD-dependent succinate-semialdehyde dehydrogenase — protein sequence MYPDLKLYVGGEWRKSSEDLPVINPATEDEIGRLPKASRRDLDDALAAAVEGFAIWRKTAPRERCNVIRRAAALMRERQEEIARAITLEHGKPLPQARLEVIRGAEFFEWDAGEAMRTYGRVIPSKHGESFTVHHQPVGVVAAFSPWNFPMSQPARKIGGALAAGCSIILKAAEETPAGAVHIVRAFEDAGLPKGVLNLVFGDPAEISGYLIPQEPVRLVAFTGSTAVGRHLTTMASEHMTPVLMELGGHAPVIVCEDTDVVKAAISGAVRKYRNAGQVCTSPTRFFVHDSVYEEFRDNFVRRAVETVVGNGMEDGVEMGPLANDRRIPALSALVEDARAKGAEILAGGERHGNKGYFFQPTVLADVPDTARVMQEEPFGPLAVINPVSSLDAAIEQANSVPYGLAGYAFSNRADYIARLAEEVQVGNLSINTLEASMPETPFGGVKSSGYGREGGSEGLDNYMAIKHVWHSSQIV from the coding sequence ATGTATCCTGACCTGAAACTCTATGTCGGTGGCGAATGGCGCAAGTCGTCCGAAGATCTTCCCGTCATCAACCCGGCGACCGAGGACGAGATCGGTCGACTTCCCAAGGCGTCGCGGCGCGACCTTGACGATGCGCTGGCGGCGGCTGTCGAAGGATTTGCCATCTGGCGCAAGACCGCGCCGCGCGAACGGTGCAACGTGATCCGCCGTGCCGCCGCTCTGATGCGTGAGCGGCAGGAGGAAATCGCCCGCGCCATTACGCTGGAACACGGCAAGCCGCTGCCGCAGGCCCGGCTGGAGGTGATCCGCGGCGCTGAGTTCTTTGAATGGGATGCAGGCGAGGCCATGCGGACCTATGGGCGCGTGATCCCGTCGAAACATGGCGAAAGCTTCACCGTCCATCACCAGCCGGTCGGTGTGGTCGCGGCCTTCTCTCCGTGGAATTTCCCGATGAGTCAGCCTGCCCGCAAGATCGGCGGGGCGCTGGCCGCTGGCTGCTCGATCATCCTCAAGGCCGCCGAAGAGACCCCAGCCGGGGCCGTGCACATCGTGCGCGCCTTCGAAGACGCCGGCCTTCCCAAGGGCGTGCTCAACCTCGTCTTCGGCGATCCGGCAGAAATTTCCGGCTACCTAATCCCGCAAGAGCCGGTACGCCTGGTCGCCTTCACCGGCTCGACGGCCGTTGGTCGTCACCTGACAACGATGGCCTCGGAACACATGACCCCGGTGCTGATGGAGCTGGGCGGTCATGCTCCGGTGATTGTCTGCGAGGATACCGACGTGGTCAAGGCCGCGATCAGCGGGGCGGTGCGCAAGTATCGCAACGCCGGGCAGGTCTGCACCTCGCCCACCCGATTCTTCGTGCATGACAGCGTTTATGAAGAATTCCGGGATAACTTCGTCCGTCGCGCCGTCGAGACCGTTGTCGGCAACGGCATGGAGGACGGCGTCGAAATGGGGCCTCTGGCCAACGACCGCCGCATCCCGGCACTGAGCGCGCTGGTTGAGGACGCCCGGGCCAAGGGCGCCGAGATTCTTGCCGGTGGTGAACGTCATGGCAACAAGGGCTACTTCTTCCAGCCAACTGTTCTTGCGGACGTGCCGGACACGGCGCGTGTCATGCAGGAGGAACCGTTCGGTCCGCTTGCCGTCATCAACCCGGTGTCCTCGCTGGACGCGGCCATCGAACAGGCCAATTCGGTGCCCTACGGACTAGCTGGCTATGCTTTCAGCAACCGCGCCGATTACATCGCCCGGCTGGCCGAAGAGGTCCAGGTCGGGAACCTCTCGATCAACACGCTGGAGGCGTCGATGCCCGAAACGCCGTTCGGCGGGGTCAAGTCGAGCGGCTACGGGCGCGAAGGCGGCAGCGAAGGCCTTGACAACTACATGGCCATCAAACACGTGTGGCACTCCAGTCAAATCGTGTGA
- a CDS encoding alpha/beta hydrolase — translation MLEFPGRTEFIETFGRTMVEFAELGYSTLVVDWRGHGLSDRIAQDPKLGHVGRFSDYQLDVAAMVQAARQLGMPEPWYLLGNSMGACIGLRALINGLPVAACAFCAPMWGIKLSLLARIFAWPVSWAASVSGSGQRYAPGHSGESYILSVDYPSNRRTNDEDMYLYMVRQAEAAPELHTGGPSMTWLNQVLLETKKLSRVPSPSLPCISFCPEEDELVSLSAVKSRMARWAGGTLEFIPGAKHNLLLEETEICRHIFTGSVAKFASSGNSFHLVVAQAARLA, via the coding sequence TTGTTAGAATTCCCCGGGCGAACTGAGTTTATCGAAACCTTTGGGCGGACGATGGTGGAGTTCGCCGAACTCGGATACTCGACGCTGGTTGTCGATTGGCGCGGTCACGGTCTTTCCGATCGCATCGCCCAAGATCCTAAGCTTGGCCACGTCGGACGGTTCTCCGACTATCAACTCGACGTCGCGGCGATGGTTCAGGCTGCTCGTCAACTTGGAATGCCGGAACCTTGGTACCTGCTTGGGAACTCCATGGGGGCATGTATCGGGCTTCGGGCCCTTATCAATGGGCTACCGGTCGCAGCTTGCGCCTTCTGTGCGCCAATGTGGGGCATAAAGCTATCCCTTCTGGCTCGCATCTTCGCCTGGCCTGTGAGCTGGGCTGCGTCTGTCTCGGGCAGCGGTCAACGATACGCGCCCGGACATTCAGGCGAGAGCTATATCCTGAGCGTAGACTACCCAAGTAACCGACGCACGAATGATGAAGACATGTATCTCTACATGGTCCGCCAGGCGGAGGCTGCACCTGAACTGCACACCGGGGGCCCGAGTATGACGTGGCTGAACCAAGTCTTACTAGAAACCAAGAAACTCTCCAGAGTCCCATCGCCGAGCTTGCCATGTATAAGCTTTTGCCCTGAGGAGGACGAACTCGTAAGCCTATCTGCCGTCAAGAGCCGGATGGCCCGCTGGGCGGGGGGGACGCTCGAGTTCATTCCCGGTGCGAAGCACAACCTTTTGCTGGAAGAGACAGAGATATGTCGGCACATCTTCACGGGTTCCGTCGCAAAGTTCGCATCCAGCGGAAATTCGTTCCACTTGGTTGTCGCTCAGGCCGCAAGGCTGGCATAG
- a CDS encoding TniQ family protein, with product MDRSEPTTAGILVIHKPLPRRPAPYQDELLSSWIARLADANYCSLPELCRYLGLGQERPPETQSDLAGVNLDRFCTLLRLPSAELGRMLLRRRAEFPIECISWSDFQHCPACTHKVPGVSLRHWRYAWSLQCEVCGSELSPLGRDPAAHVNLPTRLRTRAKEGAKQLMLANRRGDRHAGRRMDLTLQVAGVLAPEPRHGALFSQNRIDRFKTLAAINLGMTRPLLAAALTMKSDRVGETKLRIAFPHKRKVVDRLSRLAESLPRQRPREGGGPKNQSPTNYAGTTQAPRQEYLQAARKAIDQLGENAEWSDLLNCAAKLLESACQSHMDIS from the coding sequence TTGGACCGTTCGGAACCAACCACAGCCGGCATTTTAGTGATCCACAAACCTCTGCCGAGGCGTCCGGCACCTTATCAGGACGAACTGCTGTCAAGCTGGATCGCCCGTCTGGCAGACGCTAACTATTGTTCACTACCAGAGCTCTGCCGATATCTGGGGCTTGGTCAAGAACGTCCGCCGGAAACGCAATCAGATTTGGCTGGCGTGAACCTCGACAGGTTCTGCACATTGTTACGTCTGCCTTCTGCGGAGCTCGGTCGCATGTTGCTCAGGCGACGGGCTGAATTCCCGATTGAATGCATTTCGTGGTCGGATTTTCAGCACTGTCCCGCGTGCACTCACAAGGTACCCGGGGTATCTTTGCGCCATTGGCGCTACGCGTGGTCGTTGCAATGCGAAGTCTGCGGATCCGAGTTGTCGCCATTGGGCCGTGATCCAGCGGCACATGTGAACCTGCCCACCCGGCTCCGCACCCGCGCCAAAGAGGGCGCGAAGCAGCTGATGCTCGCCAATCGACGCGGGGACCGCCATGCTGGTCGACGCATGGATTTGACGCTGCAAGTCGCTGGCGTGCTCGCGCCAGAACCCCGTCACGGTGCGCTCTTTTCCCAGAACCGAATAGATCGCTTCAAAACCCTCGCCGCCATCAATCTCGGAATGACCCGACCTTTGCTCGCAGCCGCGTTGACGATGAAAAGCGATAGGGTTGGCGAGACCAAGCTTCGGATTGCCTTCCCGCACAAGCGGAAAGTTGTGGATCGCCTTTCACGACTTGCTGAAAGCTTACCACGGCAGAGGCCTCGAGAGGGCGGGGGACCCAAAAATCAATCGCCTACGAACTACGCGGGTACGACCCAAGCACCAAGGCAGGAATATCTTCAGGCGGCGCGGAAGGCGATTGATCAGCTTGGGGAAAACGCAGAATGGTCCGATTTGCTCAATTGCGCGGCGAAGCTCCTCGAAAGTGCATGCCAATCCCATATGGATATCTCATGA
- the trpC gene encoding indole-3-glycerol phosphate synthase TrpC produces MSDTFLGHIKAYKLEEIRADKQVRSWADVEADARTAAPVRPFGQTLRAASQEGYGLIAEVKKASPSKGLIRADFDPAHIAAAYAHGGATCLSVLTDTPSFQGDKAFLSQARSACQLPVLRKDFMFDPYQVSEARALGADCVLLIMAALDDGQAAELEAAAFDWGMDVLVEVHDEAELDRALELESRLIGINNRDLKTFETDIEITRRLSKLAPSDCILVSESGLSTPEQLADMAWHGVRCFLIGESLMKHDDVEAAVKDLLSHAVVKPMSATSRPSWG; encoded by the coding sequence ATGAGCGACACTTTCCTCGGCCATATCAAAGCCTACAAGCTTGAGGAAATCCGTGCCGACAAACAGGTGCGGAGCTGGGCCGATGTCGAAGCGGATGCTCGGACGGCTGCTCCCGTCCGACCTTTTGGACAAACCCTGCGGGCCGCGTCCCAAGAGGGGTATGGGCTCATCGCGGAAGTAAAGAAAGCCAGTCCCTCAAAAGGTCTCATTCGCGCAGATTTCGATCCCGCCCACATTGCAGCGGCCTATGCGCATGGGGGCGCGACCTGCCTCTCAGTGCTGACCGATACACCTTCATTCCAGGGCGATAAGGCATTCCTGTCACAGGCGCGATCCGCCTGTCAGCTGCCGGTCTTGCGAAAGGACTTCATGTTCGACCCTTATCAGGTGTCCGAAGCCCGCGCACTGGGCGCTGATTGCGTTCTGTTGATCATGGCCGCGCTGGACGATGGCCAGGCCGCGGAACTGGAAGCGGCCGCCTTCGACTGGGGCATGGATGTTCTGGTGGAAGTCCATGACGAGGCCGAACTGGATCGAGCTTTGGAACTTGAATCGCGTCTGATCGGGATCAACAATCGGGACCTCAAGACGTTTGAAACCGATATAGAGATCACCCGCAGACTGTCAAAACTCGCACCCAGTGATTGTATTCTCGTCAGCGAGAGTGGCCTCTCCACACCGGAGCAATTGGCAGACATGGCGTGGCACGGCGTGCGCTGTTTCCTGATCGGTGAGAGCTTGATGAAGCATGACGATGTAGAGGCCGCCGTCAAGGATCTGCTTTCCCACGCAGTTGTAAAACCCATGTCCGCCACTTCGCGACCGTCTTGGGGTTAA
- a CDS encoding TniB family NTP-binding protein — MDLDERLDLIRSDRWIAFDRATIVLNRLISLMEMPRQSRMPGLMVYGSSGIGKTMIAKRMESLYPSNYRSDLGVTRTPILLLQAPPAPDERRFYQHILASIGAPMWGRHTISELEVRALSHLRGMDLKMIMIDEVHNLLAGSYREQRRFLNMLRFLSNDLCASLVVFGVNEAAEAVRGDEQLARRLDEHFLPLWDDDVEFSRLVQTLIAAMQLERGSGLSVQSLRTILGITGGVTSRVFTMIKALAIDAIETGEERITDEAVQSWQPIWAKHSWTVRNQPQPAF, encoded by the coding sequence ATGGACCTCGACGAAAGACTTGATCTCATTCGCAGCGATCGTTGGATCGCCTTTGATCGCGCAACCATTGTTCTCAACAGATTGATATCCCTGATGGAAATGCCTCGGCAGTCCAGAATGCCGGGCCTCATGGTTTATGGCAGCTCTGGCATCGGCAAGACCATGATCGCCAAGCGGATGGAGAGCCTCTACCCGAGCAACTATCGCTCAGACCTCGGGGTGACGCGCACGCCGATCCTACTCCTTCAGGCGCCACCCGCACCAGACGAGCGGCGGTTCTATCAACATATCCTGGCGTCGATCGGCGCGCCCATGTGGGGCCGTCACACCATCTCCGAACTGGAGGTGCGGGCTCTCAGCCATTTGCGCGGAATGGACTTGAAGATGATCATGATCGATGAGGTCCATAACCTCCTTGCCGGAAGCTATCGGGAGCAACGCCGGTTCCTGAACATGCTGCGCTTCCTTTCCAACGATCTGTGCGCATCACTTGTCGTCTTTGGTGTCAATGAAGCTGCTGAGGCGGTTCGCGGTGACGAGCAACTTGCGCGACGGCTGGACGAACATTTTCTGCCACTCTGGGATGACGATGTTGAGTTTTCCCGGCTGGTCCAGACTCTGATTGCTGCCATGCAGTTGGAGCGCGGATCTGGTCTGAGCGTCCAGTCTCTACGTACCATTCTCGGTATTACAGGCGGCGTCACATCGCGTGTGTTCACGATGATAAAGGCTCTTGCCATCGACGCCATTGAGACTGGCGAAGAGCGGATAACTGACGAGGCCGTCCAATCCTGGCAGCCTATCTGGGCCAAACATAGTTGGACCGTTCGGAACCAACCACAGCCGGCATTTTAG
- a CDS encoding IS3 family transposase (programmed frameshift), which yields MLMSEIEILTDGGRRRRWSAAEKLRIVEETKYDGASISAVARRNGVAPNLLYRWRKLMLEGGSIAVAQDDSVTGNRTVREMESRIRELERQLGRKTMEVEILKEALDKSRGKKTDLACAVAETGRFPMKAVATTLGVSRSNLHDRVHGSAKPRRGYHKAQDAAVLPRIQALVAKRPTYGYRRITAILNRELRTRGLPPVNHKRVYRIMERNDLLLQRSGFDRPERNHDGKVVMMRSNLRWCSDGFEFTCWNGDIIRAAFLIDAHDREIISWRAVANAGISGSDVRDMLLEAVEHRFRAYQAPERVEVLSDNGSAYAAKETRIFAQQLGLKSCFTPVKSPQSNGMSEAFVKTLKRDYVRVNPLPDAETVLSLIGDWIEDYNENHPHSGLKWKSPREFIRAKTETA from the exons ATGCTCATGTCTGAGATTGAAATCCTCACCGACGGCGGCCGCCGTCGGCGCTGGTCTGCGGCGGAGAAGCTGCGGATCGTGGAAGAAACGAAGTATGACGGGGCGAGTATTTCTGCTGTTGCGCGTCGCAATGGCGTTGCCCCCAATCTTCTGTATCGTTGGCGCAAGCTTATGCTCGAAGGGGGCAGCATCGCCGTGGCACAAGATGACAGCGTGACCGGGAACAGAACCGTCCGCGAGATGGAAAGCCGCATCCGGGAACTTGAGCGCCAGCTCGGGCGCAAGACGATGGAAGTGGAAATCCTGAAGGAAGCCCTCGACAAGTCACGGG GCAAAAAAACCGACCTTGCTTGCGCAGTCGCTGAAACCGGACGGTTCCCGATGAAAGCGGTGGCCACGACATTGGGCGTGTCCCGCTCAAACCTGCACGATCGGGTGCACGGAAGCGCAAAGCCGCGTCGGGGCTATCATAAAGCCCAGGACGCGGCGGTCCTGCCACGCATCCAGGCGCTTGTGGCGAAGCGCCCGACCTATGGCTACCGTCGCATTACCGCCATTTTGAACCGGGAGTTGCGTACGCGGGGCTTGCCGCCTGTTAACCATAAGCGCGTCTATCGCATCATGGAGCGTAACGATCTGCTGCTTCAGCGATCCGGCTTTGACCGGCCCGAACGGAACCATGACGGCAAGGTGGTGATGATGCGCTCGAACCTGCGTTGGTGCAGTGACGGCTTCGAGTTCACCTGCTGGAACGGTGACATCATCCGGGCGGCTTTTCTGATAGACGCCCACGACCGAGAGATCATCTCCTGGCGGGCGGTGGCGAATGCCGGGATCAGCGGATCGGATGTGCGTGACATGCTGCTGGAGGCGGTTGAGCACCGGTTCCGCGCCTATCAAGCGCCGGAGCGGGTCGAGGTGCTCTCCGACAACGGCAGCGCCTATGCCGCCAAAGAAACGCGCATCTTCGCGCAACAACTCGGGTTGAAATCCTGCTTCACGCCGGTCAAGAGCCCGCAATCCAACGGCATGTCAGAGGCGTTCGTGAAAACCCTGAAGCGTGACTACGTTCGCGTGAACCCGCTGCCAGATGCCGAAACTGTGCTGTCATTGATTGGAGACTGGATCGAAGACTATAACGAAAACCATCCTCACAGCGGCCTGAAATGGAAATCGCCTCGCGAGTTCATTAGAGCCAAAACCGAAACCGCTTAG
- a CDS encoding Mu transposase C-terminal domain-containing protein, with the protein MNISRSTAWRILSMLRENDGRASSLLPKRSGPKPGSLRLPAQVESMIARVLRERYLVPERPSFRRIVGEIRAECVARGFQPPARQTIKARLDAMDQREVLRKRKGAKAAKQVFEARAGKLEVERPLEVVQIDHTLADIILVDQVERKPLARPWLTLAIDVATRVVLGAYVTFDAPSVLSICLCLDHCVRPKSVRTPSSLKQLYWPTAGIPQAIHVDNGRDFRSDAFRSACAEWGIAIKYRPPGRVHIGGHIERLIGTTMGAVHVLPGTTQSSPKDKGEYDSAAKASMTLDEFEDWLQLEICRYHNTRHSGLKRTPLAAWADLGGDDAGRQVVDTDAFRISFLPSERRQLGRTGINLFSIGYWSDAFAPMIGRGAGKVTVKYDPRDMSRIWVVTDDGRTIAARYKDLSRPKVSLWESRRASAIFHERHGGRISEAILFGIIEEQRRIAHAARQRTLATRLDEERKARQPNDKPKRDPSREMFAIDTSNPNLPTYPIDDFDGPRRKT; encoded by the coding sequence TTGAACATATCGCGCAGTACAGCTTGGCGTATTTTGAGCATGTTGCGCGAGAACGATGGCCGGGCAAGTTCGCTTCTTCCCAAACGCAGCGGCCCCAAGCCCGGCTCCCTCCGTCTGCCAGCGCAAGTTGAAAGCATGATTGCCCGGGTCTTGCGTGAGCGATATCTGGTTCCGGAACGCCCGAGCTTTCGCAGGATTGTGGGCGAGATCCGCGCCGAGTGCGTTGCCAGAGGTTTTCAACCGCCAGCACGGCAAACGATCAAGGCTCGCCTTGATGCCATGGATCAGCGCGAGGTGTTACGGAAGCGGAAAGGGGCGAAGGCCGCAAAACAAGTTTTCGAAGCGAGGGCAGGGAAGTTGGAGGTGGAACGGCCACTGGAAGTCGTCCAGATCGATCACACGTTGGCGGATATTATCCTAGTTGATCAGGTTGAGCGCAAACCTCTAGCACGACCATGGCTGACACTCGCGATCGACGTCGCGACCCGTGTGGTACTGGGTGCCTATGTCACTTTCGACGCGCCATCGGTCTTGTCCATTTGCCTTTGCCTTGACCACTGTGTGCGGCCGAAGTCCGTCCGGACACCGAGTTCGCTTAAGCAACTCTATTGGCCGACAGCCGGGATCCCACAGGCCATCCATGTCGATAACGGGCGGGACTTTCGCAGTGATGCCTTCCGGTCGGCTTGCGCGGAATGGGGCATCGCGATCAAGTACCGGCCGCCGGGCCGTGTGCATATTGGTGGGCATATCGAGCGGCTGATCGGCACGACGATGGGTGCCGTGCATGTATTGCCGGGAACGACGCAATCCTCGCCAAAAGACAAAGGCGAGTATGATAGCGCTGCCAAGGCCTCAATGACGCTGGACGAGTTCGAGGACTGGCTGCAGCTGGAGATTTGTCGGTATCATAATACACGCCACAGCGGATTGAAGCGGACCCCGCTGGCCGCCTGGGCCGATCTTGGGGGCGACGATGCCGGCCGACAGGTCGTGGATACAGATGCCTTCCGGATCAGTTTCCTTCCTTCCGAACGCCGCCAACTTGGCAGGACCGGGATCAACCTGTTTTCCATCGGTTATTGGAGCGACGCCTTCGCGCCCATGATCGGTCGCGGGGCAGGGAAGGTTACGGTCAAGTACGACCCGCGAGATATGTCCCGGATATGGGTAGTAACCGACGATGGTCGAACAATTGCCGCGCGCTACAAGGATCTTTCTCGCCCCAAAGTTTCCCTTTGGGAGTCGAGGCGCGCCAGTGCAATTTTCCATGAGCGTCACGGCGGTAGGATATCGGAGGCAATTCTTTTCGGGATCATCGAAGAACAGCGGCGTATCGCCCACGCGGCGCGGCAACGAACGCTTGCGACGCGCCTGGACGAAGAACGCAAAGCACGCCAGCCAAACGACAAACCGAAGCGTGATCCGTCCCGTGAGATGTTTGCGATTGATACCAGTAACCCCAATCTCCCAACTTACCCGATAGATGATTTTGATGGACCTCGACGAAAGACTTGA
- a CDS encoding TatD family hydrolase, giving the protein MAGPRTQTALGLHPQLAHERKSELPLFDQLLPQTDYVGEIGLDGAPEFRKSWQDQCDVFEHILRSCENAGGRVMSIHSRRAASAVVERLEACPSAGTPVLHWFSGSQKELDRAVDCGCWFSVGPAMLAGERGCHGHGILETLS; this is encoded by the coding sequence CTGGCCGGGCCTAGAACGCAGACGGCACTCGGCCTGCATCCCCAACTTGCCCACGAGCGCAAATCAGAGTTACCGCTCTTTGACCAATTGCTTCCTCAAACCGACTACGTCGGAGAAATCGGTCTCGACGGCGCGCCCGAGTTCCGCAAGTCATGGCAGGATCAGTGCGATGTGTTTGAGCATATCCTTAGATCCTGTGAGAATGCGGGCGGCCGGGTTATGTCAATCCATAGCCGCCGCGCGGCCAGCGCTGTAGTTGAGCGGCTTGAGGCCTGTCCAAGTGCCGGAACACCCGTCCTGCACTGGTTTTCCGGTAGCCAAAAGGAGTTGGACCGTGCGGTGGATTGCGGCTGCTGGTTCAGTGTAGGCCCTGCCATGCTGGCGGGTGAGAGGGGTTGTCATGGTCACGGTATTCTTGAGACTCTTTCGTAA